The window TCTTGAACAGAGCCCATTATGCTAACAGGTTACGGTCCGAAATGGTGAATACTCGGTATTGTTGTTTTCGtgtgaagttaaaaattaaaaaccgttatataataatttagtcaaacataTTATAATATGATGtaggtgagttttttttttttaaagataagattctcgaactcgcaacctcttaattgagtttGTAATATTAGAGATTGTATAatctatttaacaaaaaaaaaaaaaacttaccatTATGTGAACTAGCCTCCAAGTGATATTAGACTCATTCTAAAAGGTGATTGTAAAGGAGCTGCATTACTCCGTTTAAATTCTGTATTTTTGTTTTCCTAATCATTTGTATTTTTGttatgaaaattttaattaaatcatttttcataatTAAGCTTATACGAAAGCAACGGTAATACAAGAAAGGGCTTGATAAAAGATAAAGAGGCCAAATAAAGGATAACATATGTACGTGTACACCCTCATTAATAAAACTTTATAAAACTAAGAATTTCGCTAAggagtcaatgaaatatttgtataatatatatattgggCTATTTATTTAGTCCaatgtgaattaaaaaataaatatctaagattaaatattataaattttttaaatataatacacTCATATTATCCAAAATAATCATCTTTATACCCCattatatatattgtataaataCTCTATTGACTCCTTATACTTtctctaaaattatatataataacaaaGAGTAATGTTATATGaccatataaaatttattatttttggataattcttAACTAACATTCTAAATCTTAAATACTAACTTTTAActctaaattttaatagtataaaaataaagtgtTAGCCAAATATCGATTAATATTGACGTCCTAACATTTATCAATAACAAATTGTTCGTTACATCTTAATCACAAACTTAGTttcactattaaaaaaattacttttaacagtatttattttatttttaatagtaataGAAATAACTGTTACTATATTTATCGATAATTAAATATTAACCGTCTTATATTttgtcaataaaaaattttaacgacaattatatatatattagtaaaaacttttttaataaccacaaaaaatatataattattattataacatataataataataataaatatataatcttcgtaaaaatataatttaaataaaacatataGTAATCATTATGTCCCTAAAATAGTGGTAGTATTTATAAAcactttatattaatatattatgtaaacATCACTTTGTCAATTCTTATTTAATAATGTGAAACTTTAGCATTCACACTCGTCTCCATTTAAGTTAGGTTGTGAACCCTTTTTTCCTCATCATGTTACAAACATGGAGTACATATTGAAATTGGGAAACATATATATGTTTAAGCACAATAATTAGAATGGCATGATATTGACAAAACAAAGCTAGTTCATGCCCGGGACATGGAAACCCATTATTTTCTCTTCACTTTTTTTTAGAGAAAGTGGCAAtttattcaaaaagaaaaaaattaaattaaaattaaagaagaaggaggagaaaaagaTAGTAGGAACGTGAAGCACAAGCCCTTATAAGTTGAAAAGAAAAAGCATAGTGAATAACAATTGTGATTGATGATAAGAACATTTGAAGAATCCATGAGGAACACGAcctagaaaaacaaattaaaggaagaagaagagttcaTAATGCATGATGAGGATTGAGGAATATCACTAATTCATTATTTAATAGAGGTGTTTAAGACTCGTCTCGTCCGAAATTTGATTCGGATTTAAGGTATattttgttggatttaattttttttatctgatGTTGTTTTTGGATTGGGTTCAAATTTTATTTCGAGCCTTTTTATCCGGCTGGAAATTGtttttaacaatatatatatttgagttaattaataatgttatagtatatttttataatttaattaatattttttatattatacagtattatttttgttttaaaataatttattttgatataaatataataaaaaatttattaaatttattttttaaaagtaagattttattattttaatatataaaatttataaatttgtatatACTAATGTTTCGTTGGGTGACCTCGATTTCTTTTCAAGTCGGATCAAAGTAAACTCTTATTTTTTTAGGTCGTGTTTGGATCTACTTAAATTTGATCTGATCCAACCCATAAACACTTCTATTATTTACGTAGTTACGTGTCACTCACAatctatgatgcacggacactgacacggacacgggacacggcacgacacgggacacgccggcacgcgaattttaaaattttacatgacatggggacacgcatatatataaaatataaagtattttttagataaattgtaatgatattttgatattttattgatattaaaatataaattaaaatttttaattatttttattgtcttattttaattatatcaagtatttaaaatattttttattttgataaataataatatatactatatctaaatttattttaagaatatatgttaagaataagactagacacgcggacacgtgatgatatttaggtgtgtccaggtGTATccgaagaagaattttttattttttattaagacacggttggacacagcagacacgtgtgtcggacgagtgtcggtgagtgtcgtgtccaaaatgtgtTCGACACGCGGACACAATAATTCAGCGAAGTCTCCGTACTTTATAGCTCACAATTCAATTAAAGACAAAATTCACCTATAGTATTAATAAACATGATtaactttttaatttcaaatttgtaTATGACGCATTTTATCACTAATATATTATGAATgatatttgaaaatatttaataacaaaaaaaaagtaaaaaataattaaaatttattttagttaatatttattaattgttattattattattaataaatattaaataagataaatttagattgtttttatttttctaatattatcaaataatattatatataatatgattATGACTTAATATATAATTGATGAAAATAGCATACGGTTAACTACCATGTTAGGTGATGGAATTTAGgctttttttaacattaaaaaatgGATTATATATTTACTGTTAGATATATACATTACATCATACATGAGTGTGTcatcaaataattttatatacgataatgttaaagaaataaaaaaatgtcagagtttattttatttaatatttattaattattgtaataatattaaataaaataaattctgattattttttaattaagttttttataaatagataaagtattttatttgtttgatacTGAAAGGATacatattattatcattaatatGCTGTTTTTTTAGGTATTGGTATGGTGATGTTGAATGTTTGATTTTgggagaagaagatgaattaaagaaGGTGACAAGTTGTAAACTATAACAGAAAGCGAAAGGTGAAAATATTTAACAAGATATAactgaaatatatattttatagcaaaaaaaagtgataatttttttctatgtattttattatattatgctAAGTTTGCATTGCTTAATATTTAATCTATCTTAGTATAAAAAATGGATAAATTATCAAAAGATTATTCACTTTGTAATCATAATAttactaaaagaataaaatattatacaaACTTGACCATAAtgtaaataactatatatatatatatatatatatatatatatatatatatatatatatatatatatatatatatattcctaaaatataataattatttaatttcactAACCGACCTTTAGTGGGCCTTCTTGTTCTTAGTTCCTATCATCATGTCTAAACCATACACTATGCTTcactttttaattaagttttttaattttaatttgactcCACATTAATTAAGAAATATATATCTTCAACTTCTTGACTTCTTTTTTCACTTTAATTTCTTCGTCCTCCattattgaattaattaattttatctcGCACTACACGTGCAATTTTTCATAGTGTTGTTcattaacatatatataaaaattaataatgatCAATACTTAAATCACttttaaacaacaacaaaaatactaaaataggatcAACAATTAATTAACATTATCTTGGTGACTAAAATAGCATATGAACCCATTTTTCCCtcgtatatttatttatttattaactacGTGTATAAAAACACGAATGCCTTCATTATTCCCTTTTCCACCACGTGACTTTAATATGTGGAGCAGGCTTCACGCTCTTCCACGTGGAGCTTAAAATATATGGCTTCAAACATTTAAGCACGTTTCGCACACCGTCTTAATCAGTCATACTACCACAAATATCTTAAATCGCTTCAAAGACACTAATTAatgtttttattaatattagaaatttttaaagtaaatatttaattgACATTAAAGTTTTTTAGCTAACAAATCAGATAACGTTTGTTTGAAGTATTAAGACTGAGATTGAGAGATTgtgatttaatattatatttgttgatcCAAAGATTGGTATTAAAACTTTTGTCATTGTtctcaaaattttagtatttcagtattTCTAAAAAATAGAGACACAaaaaactgaaatttttagagataaaaactaaaattttaataatattttattcttaaaatattctcatttcaattaattaatttcgattttatcctttatataaattaaattaaaatttaatttttatttcaatctctgtcttttACTTTATACCAAACACAGTATTAAGACTTATTTCAATCTcagtcttttaattttaatttctctttcaaatgctaggtaatatttttcaatcaatcatgttaagtatatattaaaattagttactaaaataaaatatatattaaaagataaataaattaaacaatacataaatatatgataactaattttaatatatgcaACAAAGAGTGAACTAGCTAGAGTAAATTAAACAAGACTAATGAAATGTTTCTAGAACACGTGATGAAAATAAATCTCTCTTATTGTGTCACACAACACACAAGTCAAGCATGTCACTCTCTATTCTCATCTACTATATGTATAGTTGTTGTCACCCAAATCATATAAAAGAGAatcaataaatacaaaatataaaattgcatGCTGCATGAGctccaatttatttatttatttattttaattagtatccaaaatcaacaacaccactcatttttatcctattttcccTCGTGCTATATTATGTGAATGTGTGTCACATTAAATTTTGTTACACCCTATAACGTTTTAAAAGGCACATTATATATTGTTCCTTAATCCTCATACATTCAAACACAacacaaaatagaaaattaaacatgcaaaaaAGAAAGGCAGGGAGGAAGAAATTCCAAGAGACAAGGCACCCTATTTACAAAGGTGTGAGGCAAAGGAATGGAAAATGGGTTTGTGAGCTTAGACAACCAAACAACAAAACTAGGGTTTGGCTTGGAACTTTTTCTCACCCTCAAATGGCGGCTATAGCCCATGATGTCGCTGCCTTGGCCTTCCGGGGCGACAATGCTTCCCTAAACTTTCCTCAGTCGGCTGCCTCGCTGCCTCGACTCAATGCTGAAACCACTTCTCTCAAAAGCATCCAGATAACTGCGACGCAGGTCGCGAACAATCACTTTATTGAAGGCACAGAAGAGATCATGAGTATCCGTGGAAGTAATGATGGTTCTTCTCATGAGGAGGAGTTGTCTTCGGATAGTAGTTTTGGAGAAGATTCTAGAAGCTTCTATTGGGATGAAGAGGAAGTGTTTAACATGCCAGGGTTGATGAATAGCTTGGCTGAAGCCTTGATTATAACTCCACCGGCTTTGGAAAGAGGCTTCAATTGGGTTGGTGTAGAAACTACTATAGATTTAACTCTATGGGGTGATTAATAACCATAacgtgaaaactcaggtgcagcagttgacttcacatgaagttgataggTAAGAGCCATTAAATGactgatttaattaaatttttatttaacgactctcaactatcaactttacgtgaagtcgactgcacctgaatttttacctaatcataaaccctaaaatgttacatagaaaaaaaaatagtcagaacttattttatttaatatttattaagataaattttgactgtttttgtctaattttttattatcaaatattttcgatTAGTTTATAATCAATAATTACACGTTAAGTACCCACCATACTCTATATATCTCTTATAAAATCATAGCGAAGAGTAATGAAATCATACATGGTTGCATTATAATTGAACATAAAACTTTATTTGTTACTTGAACTaaattattgtttttttcttttttttctttttttactttttcatttatATATTATGTGTTCATAATTTATGTGAAGgtcagaaatttttttttatttcaattcgtTTA is drawn from Arachis hypogaea cultivar Tifrunner chromosome 12, arahy.Tifrunner.gnm2.J5K5, whole genome shotgun sequence and contains these coding sequences:
- the LOC112728866 gene encoding dehydration-responsive element-binding protein 1B-like: MQKRKAGRKKFQETRHPIYKGVRQRNGKWVCELRQPNNKTRVWLGTFSHPQMAAIAHDVAALAFRGDNASLNFPQSAASLPRLNAETTSLKSIQITATQVANNHFIEGTEEIMSIRGSNDGSSHEEELSSDSSFGEDSRSFYWDEEEVFNMPGLMNSLAEALIITPPALERGFNWVGVETTIDLTLWGD